The proteins below are encoded in one region of Carcharodon carcharias isolate sCarCar2 chromosome 2, sCarCar2.pri, whole genome shotgun sequence:
- the LOC121287398 gene encoding vomeronasal type-2 receptor 1-like: protein MPGDVIVGGMFPIHYRVVSSNSSSSTSPQSSGCEGFNFRAFRWARTMIHAINEINQNDSILPDILLGYTIYDSCFTISKAVEGTLTYLTGQDEAVPNYRCGSGAPLAVLIGSGGSALSIATARILGLYYFPQVDYSASCSVLSDKFQFPSFIRTIPSDIFQSRAMAKLVVHFGWTWVGTIASDDDYGKYGIKNFKEEVEKVGVCISFSETIPKVYAREKIVRIVDTIEQSTAQIIAVFSADIDLSYLMEEVMQRNISGRTWIASEAWINSALISKPEYSSLLGGTIGLAIQRADIRGLHNHLIQLDPRNSGEKLITEFWERAFDCMWPEHGVARFCTGKEDFDEIDNTYTDISQLRLTYSVYKSVYTVANALHNMHTCKTGEGPFVNGSCANITNFQPWQLMYYLKNVRFKSLLGEEIYFDVNGDIDAMYDIMNWQRTSDGYISFKVIGSYNGTAPPGQEMTIHNDSIIWNDDQVTPPFSVCSKSCQPGTRKGIRQGEPVCCFDCILCADGEITNETDSRECIQCPEDYWSNENRDECVHKVIEYLGYNDALGMTLIALSIFGACTAAAIAVVYMVRKNTALVKANNRGLSFMLLFSLVICFLSAIIFVGLPVAWSCMTRQVLLAVSFATCLSCMLSKAVNLMLKAKATKAKSPEGTETKLLGPFQQRIIALILVLCHACLCTAWLLILPPYPIKNTQSQNIKIIMECNEGSVVFLCCVLGYDALLAAICFVFAFIARKLPDNFNEAKFMTFALLVFFIVWISFIPAYLSTRGKYMVAVEMFAILASSFGLLACLFVPKCYIILLKPERNTEELVKGKTVTNDKSAPPTSQSLTNSAISTACSTITLS, encoded by the exons ATGCCAGGAGATGTGATAGTTGGAGGAATGTTTCCGATTCATTACAGAGTCGTGTCCTCAAATTCATCGTCCAGCACATCGCCGCAGTCTTCGGGATGTGAGGG ATTCAATTTCAGAGCTTTCCGTTGGGCCAGAACAATGATCCATGCGATTAATGAAATCAATCAGAATGATTCAATTCTACCAGATATACTGCTTGGGTACACAATCTATGACTCTTGTTTTACCATTTCCAAAGCTGTTGAAGGAACATTGACTTACCTGACTGGGCAAGATGAAGCTGTACCCAACTACCGGTGTGGCAGTGGAGCTCCTTTGGCGGTGCTCATTGGATCTGGTGGATCAGCTCTCTCTATTGCAACTGCCAGAATCCTAGGACTGTATTACTTTCCTCAG GTGGATTACTCAGCCTCTTGCTCAGTCCTCAGTGATAAATTTCAGTTTCCATCCTTTATCCGAACCATACCAAGTGATATTTTTCAGTCTAGAGCAATGGCAAAACTTGTCGTACACTTTGGATGGACATGGGTGGGCACAATTGCATCGGATGATGACTATGggaaatatggaattaaaaactTCAAAGAAGAGGTAGAAAAGGTTGGAGTATGCATCTCTTTTTCTGAGACTATCCCCAAAGTTTATGCAAGAGAGAAAATAGTTCGAATCGTGGACACAATTGAGCAATCAACTGCCCAAATCATTGCAGTCTTCTCTGCTGATATTGACCTGAGCTATTTAATGGAAGAAGTCATGCAACGCAATATTTCTGGCAGAACATGGATAGCAAGTGAGGCTTGGATTAACTCTGCACTGATTTCCAAACCAGAGTATTCCTCACTTTTAGGTGGAACTATTGGATTGGCAATTCAACGAGCTGATATCCGTGGTCTACACAATCATCTCATTCAATTAGATCCAAGAAATTCTGGAGAAAAACTGATAACTGAGTTCTGGGAGAGAGCCTTTGATTGCATGTGGCCAGAGCATGGTGTGGCT AGGTTTTGTACAGGAAAGGAGGATTTTGATGAAATCGACAATACATATACTGATATATCCCAACTGAGGCTGACGTACAGCGTGTACAAATCTGTATACACTGTGGCAAATGCATTGCACAATATGCACACCTGTAAGACAGGAGAGGGTCCATTTGTTAATGGATCATGTGCAAACATCACAAATTTTCAGCCATGGCAG CTTATGTATTACCTGAAAAATGTTCGGTTTAAGAGCCTTCTAGGGGAAGAAATATATTTTGATGTAAATGGAGATATCGATGCAATGTATGATATTATGAACTGGCAGAGAACCTCCGATGGGTATATCTCTTTTAAGGTAATAGGCAGTTACAACGGGACCGCACCCCCAGGACAAGAGATGACCATCCATAATGATTCTATAATTTGGAATGATGACCAGGTTACG CCTCCATTTTCTGTATGTAGTAAGAGCTGTCAGCCTGGCACCAGAAAGGGAATTCGGCAAGGAGAACCTGTTTGCTGCTTTGACTGCATTCTGTGTGCTGATGGCGAGATAACTAATGAGACAG ATTCGAGGGAATGTATTCAGTGCCCTGAAGATTACTGGTCCAATGAAAACAGAGATGAATGTGTGCATAAAGTGATTGAATACCTTGGTTATAATGATGCCTTGGGAATGACATTAATAGCACTATCGATATTTGGGGCCTGCACTGCTGCAGCCATTGCTGTGGTTTACATGGTTCGAAAGAATACTGCCCTTGTCAAAGCTAATAATCGTGGACTGAGCTTTATGCTGTTATTTTCACTAGTTATATGCTTTCTCAGTGCAATCATCTTTGTTGGCTTGCCAGTAGCATGGTCTTGTATGACACGACAGGTTCTTCTTGCTGTTAGCTTCGCTACCTGCCTTTCATGTATGTTATCAAAGGCTGTTAATCTGATGCTCAAAGCCAAAGCAACCAAAGCAAAATCACCTGAAGGCACAGAAACTAAACTTTTAGGCCCTTTTCAGCAAAGAATTATTGCATTGATCCTTGTCTTATGCCATGCTTGTCTCTGTACAGCTTGGTTACTAATTCTCCCTCCTTACCCTATCAAGAATACACAGTCTCAAAATATCAAAATAATTATGGAATGCAATGAAGGCTCTGTAGTGTTCCTGTGTTGTGTGTTAGGATATGATGCATTACTGGCTGCTATTTGCTTTGTTTTTGCTTTCATTGCTCGGAAATTACCTGATAACTTTAATGAAGCCAAGTTTATGACCTTTGCCCTGCTTGTCTTTTTTATTGTTTGGATTTCTTTTATCCCAGCCTATTTAAGCACTCGGGGTAAATATATGGTAGCTGTTGAAATGTTTGCCATTTTGGCATCCAGCTTTGGCTTGCTGGCTTGTCTTTTTGTTCCTAAATGTTATATTATCTTATTGAAGCCAGAAAGGAACACAGAGGAATTAGTTAAGGGCAAAACTGTTACAAATGATAAGAGTGCACCACCAACTTCACAGTCACTGACGAACTCAGCTATAAGCACTGCCTGTTCAACAATTACACTCAGTTAA